One Streptomyces sp. 840.1 genomic window, CTGGTAGAGAGTACGGACCCTGATGCCGGAATCTATGAGAGGTTTACTGCGGATCAGGGCCTCGCTGAGGACTTCCTCGCTGCGTTTGCCCCCGGGCTGGACCGTCAGCACTTCCCTCCGGCTCTCGGCGATGGCCAGGTCGAGTGCTCCGTTGATCCGGTCGATGCCTTCCAGCACCGTGATCGCGTGCGTCGGCGCGGGGCTCTGGGCGCTGATGGCCAGGAACGGTTCGAAAGCGTCGGTCAGCTCGACGGACGTCCGCCTGCGATCCTGGATCTCGCGCTCCAGCGGGTGAAGACGCTGGGCCAGGGCGGCGGAAGGCGGAACCGGGCGAAGCCATGACGCGTCGTCCGGATCGGGCAGCAGCAGACCGAATTTGACGAGGCAGGGTGCCGTCCTGACCTCGGAGCGGGCCAGGCGGCCCACGCTGAGCGCCGCCGCATACAGCCTGGTGCCCTCGGTGCACAGGTTCGTGACCGCATGAGTATGTGTCGGTTTCGTGTCCATTATAGGCAAAACTCCACCCCCCAGGGTCCTGAACATTCAGGAACATGATGCATCGCTCCTGTGGCATTGACGCGTCCGAATAAGCCATCGTCTCTTGGAGAGCGGGGGAGAGGATCCATCAAGTGAGGACGAAGCCGACTATGAACAAGAGAATGCTTCGCTCAGTGCTTGGCACTGCGTTCGCGGCTGCTGCACTGCTGCTCGTGACGCACGGCTCTGCTCCGGACGTCGGATGGGGCAATGCGGAGGCCGGCGACTCCTATCAGGGCGACGTCGGCTGGGGTTATGTCCAGCCCGCCGGCGGCGGCGGTGTCCACCAGGCCGATGTCGGCTGGGGCAACGCGCAGCCCGCCGCTCTCGGTGGCCCTCAGCAGGCCGATGTCGGCTGGGGTTATGTGTCGCCCGCCGTCTACCAGGGTGATGTCGGCTGGGGCAACGCGCAGCCCGCCGCTCTCGGTGGTGCTCACCAGTCCGACGTCGGCTGGGGGAATTCGGTCGAGAACAGGGCGGAGTTGTGACCACTCCGCCGGACGACCGGACCTTCAGACGTGAAATGGCAACCGCCTACCGCTCAGGGTGGCATTTCATCGACCTCGTCACGGCACTCCCCCACCGTGGTGATTCGTTGATGGTCACCCTGTTCGGCGACCCGGTCGTCGTCGCCCGTGAGGACGACGGGGAGGTCCGCGCCTACCGCTGCCTCCGCAAGCCTCGCGGGGCGCCGCAGCCCGTGCGCTGTGCCATCCGGTACGACATGATTTTTGTGAACCTCGCACAGCGTGACCATCAGCTGTTCGAACCTGAAGCCATCTCCGCCACCCCCCGCAGTGCCTGAGCGATCCCCCGTCGTTCCACGTCGCTCAGACACTCCCCCACACAACGGCGTCACCGTGACCTGAACACGGTGACGCCGTTGTGCTGTGCCCGCCCGCAGGGCGCCCGCCGGTCAGCCGCGGCCGAGTGCCCGGTCCAGGGTGATCTCGATGGCGACGCGGTCCGGGTTGGGCTTCGGCGCGCGCCCGTAGCGGGCCGTCTTACGGCGTACCGCGTCGTCCACCCTGTCCTGCTCCGTGCGCACCCTGGCGACGCCCTCCAGGGTCGCCCAGCGGCGTCCCTCCAGCTGGCAGACCGCGACCCGTGCGCCGTCCGGTCCCGCGGCCAGGATGTTGGCGACCTTGCGGCTGTGCCGGCCGGTGATGATGCGGGCGAGACCCGCCTCGGGGTCGTACGTCACGCACACCGGGACCACGTGCGGCGTGCCGTCGGGGCGCAGCGTCGTGAGGGTGCACACGTGGGGTTCCCGCCAGAAGGCGAGGTACTCGGGGCCGGGGTTGCGTACGTCGACTGCCATGGGGCCAGGGTAGGCAGCCGTGTACCGCTCCGGGGTGGCGGGCGGGCCGGCCGGCCGCTTCACTCGGACATGAGGGGTGCGGCGGCGCGCGTGGTCCGCCGGGGCCGTTGCTACCTTGAGTGGAATAGACTCAACTTTACGCACGTTGATCGTGTCAGAAGTGAAGGTACGGGCCAGTCGTCGCAAGGAGGAGAGAGCGCACGTGGACGCCGAGCTGACCAACAGGAGCCGGGACGCCATCAACGCGGCCACCAACAGGGCCGTGAAGGACGGGCATCCCGATCTGACCCCGGGGCATCTGTTGCTGGCGCTGCTCGCGGGTGAGGACAACGAGAACCTCGTCGATCTGCTGGCCGCCGTCGAGGCGGACCAGATCGCCGTTCGCACCGAGACCGAACGGCTGCTGGCCGCACTGCCCAGCGTGACCGGGTCGACCGTCGCGCCGCCGCAGCCCAACCGCGAGCTGCTCGCCGTGATCTCCGACGCGGCCCGGCGGGCCAAGGAGCTCGGCGACGACTACATCTCCACCGAGCACCTGCTCATCGGGATCGCGGCCGAGGGCGGCCGTGCCGGTGAGATCCTCGACGGGCAGGGGGCCAGTGCGAAGAAGCTGCTGGACGCTTTCGAGAAGAGCAGGGGAGGGCGCCGGGTGACCACACCCGACCCGGAGGGCCAGTACAAGGCCCTGGAGAAATTCGGTACGGACTTCACCGCGGCCGCCCGCGAGGGCAAGCTCGACCCGGTCATCGGCCGTGACCAGGAGATCCGTCGCGTCGTCCAGGTGCTCTCGCGCCGCACCAAGAACAACCCCGTGCTCATCGGTGAGCCGGGCGTCGGCAAGACGGCCGTCGTCGAGGGGCTCGCCCAGCGCATCGTCAAGGGGGACGTCCCCGAGT contains:
- a CDS encoding pyridoxamine 5'-phosphate oxidase family protein — translated: MAVDVRNPGPEYLAFWREPHVCTLTTLRPDGTPHVVPVCVTYDPEAGLARIITGRHSRKVANILAAGPDGARVAVCQLEGRRWATLEGVARVRTEQDRVDDAVRRKTARYGRAPKPNPDRVAIEITLDRALGRG
- a CDS encoding helix-turn-helix transcriptional regulator; protein product: MDTKPTHTHAVTNLCTEGTRLYAAALSVGRLARSEVRTAPCLVKFGLLLPDPDDASWLRPVPPSAALAQRLHPLEREIQDRRRTSVELTDAFEPFLAISAQSPAPTHAITVLEGIDRINGALDLAIAESRREVLTVQPGGKRSEEVLSEALIRSKPLIDSGIRVRTLYQHTVRHSQRTFAYVDLMAGARMEIRTLEELIERLIICDDTVAFIPVQDDLPVALELRHPGLVAYLTKVFEQLWRRAVPLDEAAPYDPARDGITGVQRAIATLLIEGHVDEAIARRLGMNVRTCRAHVAKLSAVLGSTSRAQLGYLIAQSGILDQDS